A single window of Watersipora subatra chromosome 11, tzWatSuba1.1, whole genome shotgun sequence DNA harbors:
- the LOC137408669 gene encoding uncharacterized protein isoform X2 encodes MTYRDVVHRSGMSWSNMLKETSQIEFKKVAHAEKRHSACRKHNAEAQNFNSTMSYNWVRTENLEQENFATDRPYRNTYGDGRNRPSKLHLSTELPDLEDSQLSVEGVGQPVQTFGKDKWKPNHQIAKIYNLLHDGNVKDLSQLHVVTKKNRCNQLPIILPHFHIKLAQSINQVLRDAEIQPSAVYTRRPMTSEKFSYHPITEKSSNPELIILKTGKVEYRAQRASARKPIHKNKPSPVSASLKESAASHANWEAEASLTFKKLPKVERDSSKGRMLSKGFSISPRHAASKAAAEANSLQEVEGFPLSVKITPKVHPANEKPKLSV; translated from the exons TGTGGTCCACAGAAGTGGAATGTCATGGAGTAACATGCTTAAGGAGACCTCTCAGATCGAGTTTAAAAAAGTAGCACACGCCGAAAAG AGACATTCGGCCTGTAGGAAACACAATGCTGAGGCTCAGAATTTTAACTCAACTATGTCTTACAACTGGGTCAGAACTGAGAACCTTGAACAAGAGAACTTTGCTACTGACAGGCCATACAG AAATACCTATGGAGATGGTAGGAACAGACCCAGCAAGCTACATCTTAGTACAGAGCTTCCTGATTTAGAAGACAGCCAACTCTCCGTTGAAGGAGTGGGACAACCCGTACAAACCTTCGGTAAAGATAAATGGAAACCCAACCATCAAATAGCTAAGATATACAATCTGCTCCACGATGGCAATGTAAAGGAC TTGAGCCAGCTACATGTGGTTACAAAGAAGAACAGATGTAACCAGCTTCCCATAATCCTTCCACACTTCCACATCAAACTCGCACAAAGCATTAACCAG GTTCTCAGGGATGCTGAAATTCAACCAAGTGCGGTATATACAAGGAGACCAATGACATCTGAGAAGTTCTCCTACCACCCGATAACTGAAAAATCTTCTAATCCTGAGCTCATCATACTCAAAACAGGAAAAGTAGAATATCGAGCGCAAAGAGCTTCAGCGAGGAAGCCAATTCACAAGAACAAACCATCTCCAGTGTCAGCATCACTCAAAGAATCTGCTGCCAGTCATGCTAACTGGGAAGCGGAGGCGAgtttgacttttaaaaaactgcCAAAGGTAGAACGAGACAGTTCAAAAGGACGGATGCTGAGCAAAGGTTTTTCAATTTCACCGCGACACGCCGCCAGTAAAGCAGCAGCTGAGGCAAACAGTCTTCAAGAAGTTGAGGGTTTTCCTCTCTCCGTAAAAATAACTCCGAAAGTTCACCCAGCTAATGAAAAACCTAAACTCAGTGTATAA